In the Arachis stenosperma cultivar V10309 chromosome 8, arast.V10309.gnm1.PFL2, whole genome shotgun sequence genome, CCTTGTAGACATTATTTTGTGGGTGAGGTATATACTTTGCTGCTACTGTACATGGTGGTTGAGAACTTCCAAATATCCCTATATTTAACCCTGGTCTGTCTGCATAAGCAGAAAATTTGGTGGAAAATCTTTTGGGGGATTTCGAGTATGAAGTTCAGGTTCCTTATCTATTGTATAGAAATGCTGCTCAAGAAGTGAATGGCATCTGGTTCTATAATGCTCGTGAATGTGAAGAGGTTGCAAATCTTTTTAACAGGTAATGAAACATGGAAATGCCGAGTTACACATAGATAGTTtgcaattttttaattattataattgatattGTGACTTATGCCTTAGTCTAACAGCAAAATTTTTCTCCAATTTCTATTATTTTCATGCAATTGTGTTATTCACCTAAAATTGGCTGGTTTTCAGGATCCTTAATGCATATGCTAAGGTGCCTCCAAAGTCAAAGGTGTCTTCTACAAAGAGGTAATAATACTACTATGTTTCTATCTGGCGCCACTACCTTATCCTGTTCCCATGGATTGTGGGGCTCGTTTTATCTATTATGTCTTTTTTCTTCTGGTTCATATGGTGTTCTACTCTTCTATTACATCATATGAAGGAAAGAGTGAGAAAGTTGACAGAAAAGATAAAAGTGAGCTGATTCTGAAGGTTGAGACTTGTCCATATTGAGTTGAATAAGTTTCACATCAGGCCCATGTATTAATAGTAGCACTTAGAAGTGCAACTTCTTACAACTTTGTATAAATTACCAACTGAGAAGCTGCTGACAGCTGTCTCTAACTAACTACAAATAACAGACCAGGTTAACTTACTCTGACAGTTAACTTCTAAAACAAAACACATAAACTAAGATGGAGAGACCCCTATGTACTGTTGgtttacattttttattttatcttggGTGAGCTTAACTTGCATGCAAGGTCTAATGACTAGCAACTTATGCCTAGGCCATGTTATGACATggttatcttaatttttttggttGGAGAGGTGATAAGATCATTTGTCTGTTTGACTCCATTCTTTAATCAATTGTTTTCAACATGTATAAATTGCTTATGTTTTATGTTCTATACTCCCACCACCTATGCATGTTTCAAGGAAGATCTTTGATATGAAAATATTGGGTAGCCTTATTACATTATCagttttcttgcttcttaaTATTTATATCATTTAGGCTTGGAGGATTATAGCTTAAAAAGCTTACATTAATCATTATGGTGGATCTTGGCACATTGTGTTTTTGGAATTCTAGTATTGATGTTTTTCTTACATTTATTGCAGTGAGTTTGAGGAACTTGAAGCAGTACCAACGTTGGCAGTTATGGATGGTCCTCTTGAACCGTCAGCATTAAATGTTTCCAATGTAGCTGATGCTGTCGATGATCCATCATTTGTAAATTTCTTCAGTGTATGTGCCATAGTGGAGGGTTTAATTTCCATTTTCTACGTCTAAAAATTTGTCAACAGGGTCTTCTATTGATTTCAAATTTATTGACAAACATAATGATATGATGAGATGACACTGGGCCAGGGAGATGAATAATTGTTTCTGGGATTCTATGTTTCTGTGGTGCTTgacaaaattttttcttgcctATTTTTGTATTTCATTATAATTGATTCAATTTATGATTGATATATCTTGGAGTCTTAACCTTATTTGATTGTCCCATTTTTTTGGCACATTATTTGCCTTTGCTGATTGCTGGACTTGTTTGGACAAACTTAATAATAGACCATAGGATCTACTGATGTCTATGGCATTATTGTAGTTCTTCATGCTCAATTGGCATTTAGAATTGCAACTCTCAGAAAGAGACTATGCCATGGCTTCCTCATTTGAATATTGGTCATAGATGGGGATCATCTATGGAAGCAGGGAAGTGCAAAGTGTTGAGGAAATAATGGTGTGTTTTCACGTATCTATGATTAATTATCTAGTCTCTTGAATATTATAGTAGTCCAAAATGTTTTTCACCAATAATCGTTTTCAACTTTGTACTTGACGTATCCAAGGTCACTCATCATCTGTTTTTCTATTAACTTCTACAGTGAGCTATATTTTACCTGAGTTTAACATCTTCTGTTGTGGACCCGTATAATCCTGCACATGATCGTTTATCTGTAATATTCAGCACAATGATATTGCAAACATAGTTTTTCATGGTATGTTAAATCTTTGTAACTCAAGTCTGACAGGGTTAATATTTCCTGATACTTTTATTATTGCAGCAAGCTATGGCCATTGGGAATACTGCAAATGCTCCAATTACTGGACAACTTTATCAGTCTTCTGCTACAATCTCTTCATCTTCCGTGCCAAGTCATGCTGCTGCTCCCACTGTGCCATCCTTGCAGGCACCCTCTATTTCAGCATCTACTCCTTTACTGCCCCAACACGATGCTCCTGAATCCAATAACAGCAACAAACGGGCTGCAAACCTGGTGAagccttcttctttttttgttccTCCGCCATCTTCAGCAATGGTGGTCCCGCCTGTGTCTTTATCCACACCTACCGCTCCTCCACTTCATCCTGCTGTTAGCGTACAGCGTCCATACGGTGCTCCACTGCTACAGCCATTTCCACCTCCAACTCCACCACCTTCACTTACCCCCACTTCAGCTTCTCTTCCAAACTTTGGTCCAGCGATCTCCAGAGAAAAGGTCCGCGAGGCGCTTCTTGTGCTTGTTCAGGTTAGTTTGCTTTTGGTACCAGTGTTCCAAGTTCCAACTATAATGATCATAAGCATGACTAATAGGAATCAAACAAGTTTGTATGAGCTTGTTGTATTCTTTTCTCTGCCATGAATGGGAATcatatattattttctaatgtcttttatacatatatatatatacatttttttgttTATGCAGGACAATCAATTCATTGATATGGTATATAAAGCGCTGTTGAACGCTCATCAATCATGATTTCATGAGGTGTCTATTTaccaaattgctgaaggaagtGTTTTTTCTTTTCCGGCTGAATTACTCTTAGTATACTAGTTAGGCCAGGCTTTAATCGCTTCTTGAACTGTGATATGTTTCAGGCATTATGTATGTAAAAATGGGGTGTGTTGTGATTGACCATTTGGATCTAGCTAAGTTTCCTGAAAATgtcatttattttttcttccaaAAACTGATTGATTGCAAATAATCTGCCATAGCTACTGTAATTGTGATATATATATGACATGGCAGGAAATGGTGAGAGACCGCGATGAATGGTTACAGAAATACGGAACTGATTTAACAAAATATGGTGATTGACTCATTGACTGCAGCAAATCTCCAAATTGTAGAGGGGGTGATGGTGTTGTTATTGAGCCTTGTTTTGTCTATTGTTTTTTTGTATGTTGAAGACTTGCTTAGCATCAGGGGTCGTTGTTTGAAAGAAAATGAACTGTGCAGCATAATGCAAGTAATATAGTAAGCATCACATTGTGTCTGATGGACTATACGGCACCTATATATTTTAATGTGATAAACCAGTTGTGGCACTATTTGATTATTGTACATTTTGTCATCCAGAAAGTAGAGATAAGCTGCTCCCACTATTTACTTCCATTGGTGGTATAGATTTTTTTGATGTTTTAAATATTGTTAAAAGAATAAGGATTAGGAGtcttaattcatccacttaatatttttttaatatttaaaagaaaaaaaattaaatgttttttttttaacttaaaaagataagaaaattaaaacttgTTAGTGTTAATAGATAGCTAAATAGATGAGCTAGGacttcaaataatttttttcgttAAAAATTGTTTTATAACGTTTGTAAGACAAGAAATTGAGCTCGAGTAATTCACAAGAATGAATACAAATGAATGAGCCAACGATGATAATGAAGACGGAGAAAAAATCGTTGACAAAATAAGTAATGTACCCTAAGGATGTTAGGATTTTACAGGAATATTTGTTCTTCATATTACATTATTTTGATGCAGCGCTTGATACTTAAAAAAAGGGATATATGGATATCATTAATGATATTTTATAATTCCCAAGTGAACCAACTCCAACTATGCCAACAACGGCCTCAACCATTGAAATTTGAAGGGCTTTAAGCAGTGCATAGCTTTGGCCATAGCTCTCTTCATTTCCCTTCAAATAAAACATCATTCAATTGAGTAAGTCATTTTCTGGAAATACTAACTGCAAGTCTTCATTGTCTCTATAAACTTGAACTAGAACTGCAGCCTTGTACACAAACATCCCAAACATGGCCGGCACAAGCTGAAATGAACAACATATATTAATGCACATGACCATGCGTTTAGTCTAGTGATGTgcacttcaaatattttataGCATAAGTTTCAAATTTTACCTGAAAATCAAAGAAATCATTGGTAAAATACTGATGGGACAGAACCCAAATGCCATAGATTGCTGCCGGAATCACAAGCCTTGGAGATGAGAGGGACATGCTACAACCCTTTATCAACCGCTCCAATGAATCTTGTAGGTCCTCACTTCTTATACCAATCCTGGTTTATAAGAACTTGTTTATCAAAACAAGGGATGATCAACAACAACATAAGAACttctttatgtttttatttCCAATATTTTCAGTTTTAAGAATTTTGTGAAGACAAGATgaaaaaagtacaaaaaatacaaaaaatgaaaacagaaaatgTTTTCTCAAACCAAATAGACCCCTTAGCAGTGGCGGaacttgaaacaaaattttgggGGGGCCAGAGAGAAAATAATTGTCAAAAAGCTTTTGATATGGACCCATTTAAGATAAGCTCGTCTAATCTCATCTCTCTGATTTGGATGATATTGCCAAATTTTAAAGCCGTTTGTCAGAGTCTCGTTCCaaaaaattaaggtcaaactaatCCGATGTaactttttgaacttttgaatgttgtatctcactttcttcgtgattcattaaagtagaagaactatctacaggtgttgatattgtaaaagttaTATGTTCTCCTTAAATATTAACCTTCCTcttaaaaaatgcatcaattctttgatttttcattattattttatataaaaattggaaTATATATCCTATAAAATATGTAAATAAGAAGTTAGAAGggcaaatattaaaatttattatatttattgaattttttatcaatttatacaaatacaataatattaatacttattgaataatttattattttttatcatataaaaaattaaattaaataaatagtaaaatataaaataatattaaattaaataaataaaaaatatgtaattttttatatttgaacttaaAGGTAGAGAGAGTGTTGTTTATTGAACTTATTGGGTACTTTAAATCATAGTAAAGTATGTAAGccaattaaactatttttttatcttttgaaaaagtattactaatttttttataaaagtttgGGGGGGCCATGGCCACCCCTGAACTAAGCTCCACCACTGCCCCTTAGTAATTATGAAATTGTAAACAAGTTTGAGTTTTACTTCTTGGGCTTCTTTTTTCTGAATATCTGAGCAACAGATTCAGTGGAGAGGTTATCTGCATGTTGATACAATAGCcgaagatacaagcaactgcaTTGCAGATTACATTAGTTTAATTAAATACCATAACAATCATTGGAAAAACAAGCTGCTATTTTCTTCTCATCCACATAGAGAAGCACCCACTTAAAAAGAAATCACATTCActacagaaaattaaataaatgcaAATCAAACCTGAAAAGAACTCCAATCCCATAACTCACAGCAGCCTCCACATCATAAAGCAACAATAAAAATGATTGAGAGATTAGGATCAGTATGCTAGCTTCGTTATGATTTATGAACTTTGATAGCAAGTTGTAAaatcttctttctttcttgttgGCAACAGAAGAGAAAATAGTTATTTAAACAAAGAGCTTACCTGTGCTGATAAAGTTATGAAGCAATATCCACTACAAGCTAGTCCAATACCTACGGATATGAGAAGTATTTCCCTCTTGAGCTACAATTacaaaatcatgaaaagaaTCAGAAGCTTCCTTAACATCTGAACAACAATTGCTTAATCAAAGCTACATGCCTCAGATAACATCACACCATTGTCTTTGAGACAATAAACCTACTGAGTTTCAAGATAAGTATCATACAGATTCATATTTCAGAATGTTCAGTTTCCTCCGTCGTTCGCTGCTATCCTGCAACATCTGTTAATATACACGAAGACAAGCATCCTCTATTATTCAATGATTGAATTACTATAATTATTGACTGAAGAAAGGGGAGCTGGCCGGAGTATTCATCTGATGAAACACAAAATGAAGTTCTAGAAATGTTAAAATATATACCTTAGCATTCAGTTTCTTCTTTATTGGGGCAGAATTTTCACCTAATACCCACTCCTGGGTTCTTGAAAGCTTCAAAAAGCCATCATCATCAATATTACTCTCAGTGAT is a window encoding:
- the LOC130943775 gene encoding uncharacterized protein LOC130943775 isoform X1 is translated as MDALSRIGFLPSSSSSSFSSYNLQLPRIHVLSRFPSSFSTSISPSVSVLRAAPPSVTVSDVEEDVLQIFLEEREVNGDFISRLSDMLWQRKFRSTSLESYDIGNTSQQPGQITESNIDDDGFLKLSRTQEWVLGENSAPIKKKLNAKMLQDSSERRRKLNILKYESLKREILLISVGIGLACSGYCFITLSAQAAVSYGIGVLFSCLYLRLLYQHADNLSTESVAQIFRKKKPKKIGIRSEDLQDSLERLIKGCSMSLSSPRLVIPAAIYGIWVLSHQYFTNDFFDFQGNEESYGQSYALLKALQISMVEAVVGIVGVGSLGNYKISLMISIYPFF
- the LOC130943775 gene encoding uncharacterized protein LOC130943775 isoform X2 encodes the protein MDALSRIGFLPSSSSSSFSSYNLQLPRIHVLSRFPSSFSTSISPSVSVLRAAPPSVTVSDVEEDVLQIFLEEREVNGDFISRLSDMLWQRKFRSTSLESYDIGNTSQQPGQITESNIDDDGFLKLSRTQEWVLGENSAPIKKKLNAKMLQDSSERRRKLNILKYESLKREILLISVGIGLACSGYCFITLSAQAAVSYGIGVLFSCLYLRLLYQHADNLSTESVAQIFRKKKPKKIGIRSEDLQDSLERLIKGCSMSLSSPRLVIPAAIYGIWVLSHQYFTNDFFDFQLVPAMFGMFVYKAAVLVQVYRDNEDLQLVFPENDLLN
- the LOC130944762 gene encoding mRNA-decapping enzyme-like protein — encoded protein: MSQNGKLMPNLDQHSTKLLNLTVLQRIDPFVEEILITAAHVTFYEFNIDLSQWSRKDVEGSLFVVKRNTQPRFQFIVMNRRNTENLVENLLGDFEYEVQVPYLLYRNAAQEVNGIWFYNARECEEVANLFNRILNAYAKVPPKSKVSSTKSEFEELEAVPTLAVMDGPLEPSALNVSNVADAVDDPSFVNFFSQAMAIGNTANAPITGQLYQSSATISSSSVPSHAAAPTVPSLQAPSISASTPLLPQHDAPESNNSNKRAANLVKPSSFFVPPPSSAMVVPPVSLSTPTAPPLHPAVSVQRPYGAPLLQPFPPPTPPPSLTPTSASLPNFGPAISREKVREALLVLVQDNQFIDMVYKALLNAHQS